Proteins encoded in a region of the Methylosinus trichosporium OB3b genome:
- a CDS encoding OFA family MFS transporter, with the protein MSSAASTSQSFFSRERSVAEHGFNRWLVPPAALAIHLCIGMAYGFSVFWLPLSRAVGVSEPKACPAEMSFFDSVVTTSCDWKISMLGWTFTLFFVFLGSSAAVFGHWLETAGPRKAGLAAAACWCGGLLISAAGVYLHQIWMLWLGSGVIGGIGLGLGYISPVSTLIKWFPDRRGMATGMAIMGFGGGAMIGAPLADKLMSYFATPTSVGVWQTFVAMAAIYFVFMVGGALGYRVPRDGWTPEGWTPPTAAANKMVTSRHVHLDVAWKTPQFWLLWAVLTLNVSAGIGVIGMASPMLQEVFGGHLIGLDIGFSDLSPDQKKKIAAIAAGFTGLLSLCNIGGRFFWATGSDKLGRKTTYAIFFVLGFFLYAAAPWAATQGNVILFVLFFCIILSMYGGGFATIPAYLADIFGTHHVGAIHGRLLTAWSTAGVLGPVLVNYIRDYQLDHGVARDAVYNQTMYILAGLLVLGLVCDLAVRPVAERLFMTDDQVAAEKKTTVAAVAREEAEAHADFEDFVEEGAVAEAAAAEARRVDARRNGGARALLILAWAAVGVPLAWGVSITLQKTFVLFH; encoded by the coding sequence ATGTCGTCAGCCGCCTCAACCTCCCAGTCTTTCTTCAGCCGCGAGCGCTCCGTGGCGGAGCATGGGTTCAATCGCTGGCTGGTGCCGCCGGCGGCGCTCGCCATCCATCTCTGCATCGGCATGGCCTATGGTTTCAGCGTGTTCTGGCTGCCGCTGTCGCGCGCCGTCGGCGTTTCCGAGCCGAAGGCCTGCCCGGCCGAAATGAGCTTTTTCGACAGCGTCGTCACGACGAGCTGCGATTGGAAGATCAGCATGCTCGGCTGGACCTTCACGCTGTTCTTCGTGTTCCTCGGCTCCTCGGCCGCCGTGTTCGGCCATTGGCTGGAGACGGCGGGCCCGCGCAAAGCGGGGCTCGCGGCGGCGGCGTGCTGGTGCGGCGGCCTGCTGATCTCGGCGGCGGGCGTCTATCTCCATCAAATCTGGATGCTGTGGCTCGGCTCCGGCGTCATCGGCGGCATCGGCCTCGGATTGGGCTATATCTCCCCGGTTTCGACGCTGATCAAATGGTTCCCCGACCGGCGCGGCATGGCCACCGGCATGGCGATCATGGGCTTCGGCGGCGGGGCCATGATCGGCGCGCCGCTCGCCGACAAGCTGATGAGCTATTTCGCGACTCCGACGTCGGTCGGCGTCTGGCAGACCTTCGTCGCGATGGCGGCGATCTATTTCGTGTTCATGGTCGGCGGCGCGCTCGGCTACCGCGTGCCGCGCGACGGCTGGACGCCCGAGGGCTGGACGCCGCCGACGGCGGCCGCCAACAAGATGGTGACGAGCCGCCACGTGCATCTCGACGTCGCCTGGAAGACTCCGCAGTTCTGGCTGCTCTGGGCGGTGCTCACTCTCAATGTCAGCGCCGGCATCGGCGTCATCGGCATGGCCTCTCCCATGCTGCAGGAAGTCTTCGGTGGGCATCTCATCGGCCTCGACATCGGTTTTTCCGATCTCTCTCCGGATCAGAAAAAGAAGATCGCCGCCATCGCCGCCGGCTTCACCGGCCTGCTGAGCCTCTGCAACATCGGCGGGCGCTTCTTCTGGGCCACGGGATCGGACAAGCTCGGCCGCAAGACCACTTATGCGATCTTCTTCGTGCTCGGCTTCTTTCTCTACGCCGCGGCGCCCTGGGCGGCGACGCAGGGCAATGTGATCCTGTTCGTGCTGTTCTTCTGCATCATCCTGTCGATGTATGGCGGCGGCTTCGCGACCATCCCCGCCTATCTCGCCGACATCTTCGGCACGCATCACGTCGGCGCCATTCACGGTCGCCTGCTCACCGCCTGGTCGACGGCCGGCGTGCTCGGGCCGGTGCTCGTCAATTACATCCGCGATTATCAGCTCGACCACGGCGTCGCGCGCGACGCCGTCTATAATCAGACCATGTATATTCTCGCCGGCTTGCTGGTCCTCGGCCTCGTCTGCGATCTCGCCGTGCGGCCGGTCGCGGAACGCCTTTTCATGACCGACGACCAAGTGGCGGCCGAGAAGAAGACCACCGTCGCGGCCGTCGCGAGAGAAGAAGCGGAAGCGCACGCCGATTTCGAGGATTTCGTCGAGGAGGGCGCCGTCGCCGAAGCGGCCGCCGCCGAGGCGCGCCGCGTCGATGCGCGGCGCAACGGCGGCGCGCGCGCGCTGCTGATCCTCGCCTGGGCGGCGGTCGGCGTTCCGCTCGCCTGGGGCGTGTCGATCACCTTGCAGAAGACCTTCGTTCTGTTCCACTAG
- a CDS encoding LLM class flavin-dependent oxidoreductase: protein MRFGVFCTYENPQQDFARCFETQTRLVRHAEALGFEEAWVAEHHFDADAVCPSILSLLAYLSGVTSRIRLGSAAVLLAFRNPIQVAEDVATIDNLSHGRFEFGVARGGPFEMQNRHFGAGKDHTREMTLEALGLVERLLYEDKVTFTGAHYQANGVSLSPRPVQKPIPTYLATTTPGAIRYAARNGYGVMAGPPFPIEQIAETLRVYREAAGPEGDPRFTMARFYFAAPRREQALAEAVPFLARFAERMRGNFARQDGAPPPSLTEEGLLERSLIGDFDEVAEKIAAYRDQTAFRAILLKPISRDAEKNLRSLEDFARHIRPALGAEPAAEAAQ, encoded by the coding sequence ATGCGGTTCGGCGTCTTCTGCACATATGAGAATCCGCAGCAGGATTTCGCGCGCTGTTTCGAGACGCAGACGCGGCTCGTGCGCCATGCCGAGGCGCTCGGCTTCGAGGAGGCCTGGGTCGCCGAGCACCATTTCGATGCGGACGCCGTCTGTCCGTCCATCCTCTCGCTCCTCGCTTATCTTTCCGGCGTCACCAGCCGCATCCGGCTCGGCTCGGCGGCGGTGCTGCTCGCCTTTCGCAATCCGATTCAAGTCGCCGAGGATGTCGCGACGATCGACAATCTCTCGCATGGCCGTTTCGAATTCGGCGTCGCCCGCGGCGGGCCGTTCGAGATGCAGAACCGCCATTTCGGCGCCGGCAAGGATCATACGCGCGAGATGACGCTGGAGGCGCTCGGCCTCGTCGAGCGGCTGCTCTACGAGGACAAGGTCACTTTCACCGGCGCGCATTATCAGGCCAATGGCGTCAGCCTCTCGCCCCGCCCCGTGCAAAAGCCGATCCCGACCTATCTCGCGACGACGACGCCGGGCGCGATCCGCTACGCCGCGCGCAACGGCTATGGCGTGATGGCGGGTCCGCCCTTCCCGATCGAGCAGATCGCCGAGACCTTGCGCGTCTATCGCGAGGCGGCGGGGCCGGAGGGCGATCCGCGCTTCACCATGGCGCGCTTCTATTTCGCCGCGCCGCGCCGCGAGCAGGCGCTCGCCGAGGCGGTTCCCTTCCTCGCCCGCTTCGCCGAGCGCATGCGCGGCAATTTCGCGCGCCAGGACGGCGCGCCGCCGCCGTCGCTGACGGAAGAGGGGCTGCTCGAGCGCTCGCTGATCGGAGATTTCGACGAGGTCGCCGAAAAAATCGCCGCCTATCGCGACCAGACCGCGTTTCGCGCCATTCTGCTGAAGCCGATCTCGCGCGACGCCGAGAAAAACCTTCGGTCGCTCGAGGATTTCGCCCGCCACATCCGCCCGGCGCTCGGCGCGGAGCCGGCCGCCGAGGCCGCGCAATAG
- a CDS encoding MFS transporter encodes MTSTAESAPDAATSSATSEGKTPQQGLTLAVVLLIAFNLRPAMAGLGPLLDLVERAADLNSAQAGLLTTLPIFLMGLGAFAGGGLRRLLGAKRGVALAIMLIALACASRWVWNDAAGMLASAAGAGLGVAAVQALLPGVIKARFGAGVGRAMGLYTTAIMGGAAVAAATAAGLASVIGWQAALALWSLPALLAAAAWTALRFPPETTKAAASEAGESFWRNGRAWTLMLFFGIGTGAFTLVLAWLPPYYMSLDESRQSSGFWLAGVIVAEVVASLAVSAFINRFPDRRGPLIAALLGVAAGLASLVAAPIALAAPAALLLGLGLGALFPLSLIVTLDHVDDPARAGDLAAFVQGGGYIVASTTPFIAGAIRDRVADLSSAWAAMAAIILLSVAIAARFSPGSYRRSRG; translated from the coding sequence ATGACCTCGACGGCCGAAAGCGCGCCCGACGCCGCCACCTCTTCCGCAACGAGCGAGGGCAAGACGCCGCAGCAAGGATTGACTCTGGCCGTCGTCCTGCTCATCGCCTTCAACCTGCGGCCGGCGATGGCGGGGCTGGGACCGCTGCTCGACCTCGTCGAGCGCGCGGCCGACCTCAACTCGGCGCAGGCCGGGCTCCTCACCACCCTGCCGATTTTCCTCATGGGCCTCGGCGCCTTCGCGGGCGGCGGGCTGCGCCGCCTGCTCGGCGCAAAGCGCGGCGTCGCCCTCGCGATCATGCTCATCGCGCTGGCCTGCGCGAGCCGATGGGTGTGGAATGACGCCGCCGGAATGCTCGCCAGCGCCGCGGGCGCCGGCCTCGGCGTGGCGGCCGTCCAGGCGCTGCTGCCCGGCGTCATCAAGGCGCGCTTCGGCGCCGGCGTTGGCCGCGCGATGGGGCTCTATACGACTGCGATCATGGGCGGCGCCGCCGTCGCCGCCGCGACCGCCGCCGGCCTTGCGAGCGTCATCGGCTGGCAAGCGGCGCTCGCCCTCTGGTCGCTGCCGGCCCTCCTGGCGGCGGCGGCCTGGACGGCGCTTCGTTTTCCGCCGGAAACGACGAAGGCGGCGGCCAGCGAGGCGGGCGAATCATTCTGGCGCAATGGCCGCGCCTGGACGCTAATGCTATTCTTCGGCATCGGCACCGGCGCCTTCACGCTGGTTCTCGCCTGGCTGCCGCCCTATTACATGAGCCTCGACGAGAGCCGGCAATCGAGCGGCTTTTGGCTGGCCGGCGTGATCGTCGCGGAGGTCGTCGCCAGCCTCGCCGTGTCGGCCTTCATCAACCGCTTTCCCGATCGCCGCGGCCCGCTGATCGCGGCGCTGCTCGGCGTCGCGGCGGGCCTCGCCAGCCTCGTCGCGGCGCCGATCGCCCTCGCCGCGCCGGCTGCGCTGCTGCTCGGACTGGGTCTCGGCGCCCTGTTTCCGCTCTCCCTGATCGTCACGCTGGATCATGTCGACGATCCGGCTCGCGCCGGCGACCTCGCCGCCTTCGTCCAGGGCGGCGGCTATATCGTGGCGAGCACGACCCCCTTCATCGCCGGCGCGATACGGGATCGCGTCGCGGATCTCTCGAGCGCCTGGGCCGCGATGGCAGCGATCATCCTTTTATCTGTCGCCATCGCCGCCCGCTTTTCTCCGGGCAGCTATCGGCGATCGCGCGGATAG
- a CDS encoding MarR family winged helix-turn-helix transcriptional regulator, with translation MTEPDTPKDRAAAAARQWRTERPDLDPFPMEVLGRLLELAQLITRDRLASVFADFGLQMGEFDVLATLRRSGSPYALTPTALYEATMISSGGMTARIDRLEKAGLVQRLRHPTDRRGALVALTDSGKALIDDVLTRHVQAETALLSPLTEEEQKTLDRLLAKLLAGL, from the coding sequence ATGACCGAACCCGACACGCCCAAAGACCGCGCCGCCGCCGCCGCCCGCCAATGGCGGACGGAGCGGCCCGACCTCGATCCCTTCCCGATGGAGGTTCTGGGCCGGCTTCTCGAGCTGGCGCAGCTAATCACGCGCGACCGCCTCGCTTCCGTCTTCGCCGACTTCGGACTGCAAATGGGCGAGTTCGACGTATTGGCGACGCTGCGCCGCTCGGGCTCGCCCTACGCCCTCACGCCGACGGCGCTCTATGAGGCGACGATGATCTCGTCCGGCGGCATGACGGCGCGGATCGATCGGCTGGAAAAGGCCGGGCTCGTCCAGCGCCTCAGGCATCCCACCGATAGGCGCGGCGCGCTGGTGGCGTTGACCGACTCGGGCAAGGCGCTCATCGACGACGTTCTGACGCGCCATGTGCAGGCCGAAACGGCGCTCCTCTCGCCGCTGACGGAAGAGGAGCAGAAAACGCTCGACCGCCTGCTGGCCAAGCTGCTCGCCGGGCTCTAA